Proteins from a genomic interval of Pseudomonas versuta:
- a CDS encoding amidohydrolase family protein, which yields MSSLLRLDAHQHFWRYDAAAYPWIGRDMTGLRRDFQPADLRPLLDAAGFDGCIAVQARACETETDQLLALAERYPWIHAVVGWVDLCADDLEQSLERWAQAPALRGFRHQLQDEPSPAAVMQNPAFNRGLNTLQRRGLVYEVLIKAPDLPAATALCQQHDQHAMVLDHLGKPDVQANDLTTWTRQLAPLAALPHVSCKLSGLITEAHWQHWQSAQLTPYLETALQLFGPERLMFGSDWPVCLLASEYADTCSLVDSVLHRLSTSQQAAIRGGNACAIYGIKGVKQ from the coding sequence ATGTCGTCCTTACTTCGCCTCGATGCGCACCAGCACTTCTGGCGCTATGACGCTGCGGCCTATCCCTGGATAGGCCGCGACATGACCGGTTTGCGCCGGGATTTCCAGCCCGCTGATCTGCGCCCGTTGCTGGACGCAGCCGGGTTCGACGGCTGCATTGCCGTGCAAGCCCGGGCCTGTGAAACAGAGACCGATCAGTTGCTGGCACTGGCTGAACGCTACCCGTGGATTCACGCCGTGGTGGGCTGGGTCGACCTGTGCGCCGACGACCTTGAACAGTCGCTGGAACGCTGGGCGCAAGCGCCTGCCTTGCGAGGCTTTCGTCATCAGTTGCAAGACGAACCCTCGCCGGCCGCCGTCATGCAAAACCCGGCGTTTAACCGGGGGTTGAACACCTTGCAACGCCGGGGGCTGGTCTATGAAGTGCTGATCAAAGCGCCGGATTTACCCGCTGCAACAGCGTTGTGCCAACAGCACGACCAGCACGCCATGGTGCTCGATCACTTGGGCAAACCGGATGTGCAGGCCAACGATTTAACAACCTGGACCCGGCAACTCGCCCCCTTGGCCGCCCTGCCCCATGTCAGTTGCAAGCTGTCGGGGCTGATCACCGAAGCCCATTGGCAGCACTGGCAAAGCGCGCAACTGACCCCCTACCTGGAAACCGCACTGCAACTGTTCGGCCCCGAACGCCTGATGTTCGGCTCGGACTGGCCGGTGTGCCTGCTGGCGAGTGAATACGCCGACACCTGCAGCCTGGTCGACAGCGTATTGCACCGTTTGAGCACGTCGCAGCAAGCCGCGATTCGGGGTGGCAATGCCTGCGCCATCTATGGGATTAAAGGAGTGAAACAATGA
- a CDS encoding SDR family oxidoreductase, whose protein sequence is MNLYLQDKVFIVTGGGSGIGAAISLGLADEGAIPVIFGHSPLSDELARQLDQRGSQSVFIQVELRDEDACRAAVASVLQRFGRIDGLVNNAGVNDSVGLEAGRSAFVESLEKNLIHYYLMTHLCVDALRATRGSIVNISSKTALTGQGGTSGYTAAKGAQLSLTREWATSLLADGIRVNAVIPAEVMTPLYERWINTFADSEAKLASIVEKIPFGQRMTTSEEIADSVLFLLSSRASHTTGQWLVVDGGYTHLDRALT, encoded by the coding sequence ATGAATCTGTACCTGCAGGACAAGGTTTTTATCGTTACCGGCGGCGGCTCGGGTATCGGCGCTGCCATCTCTTTGGGCCTGGCTGACGAAGGCGCGATCCCGGTGATTTTCGGCCACAGCCCGCTGTCCGATGAACTGGCTCGACAACTGGATCAGCGTGGCTCACAAAGTGTGTTCATTCAGGTCGAACTGCGCGATGAAGACGCCTGCCGCGCCGCCGTGGCCAGCGTGTTACAGCGTTTCGGGCGCATCGACGGGCTGGTCAATAACGCCGGGGTCAACGATAGCGTGGGGCTTGAAGCCGGGCGTTCGGCGTTCGTCGAATCGCTGGAAAAAAACCTGATCCACTACTACCTGATGACCCACCTGTGCGTGGACGCGCTGCGGGCCACCCGCGGTTCCATCGTCAATATCAGCTCCAAAACCGCCCTCACCGGGCAAGGCGGCACCAGCGGCTACACCGCGGCCAAAGGTGCGCAACTGTCACTGACCCGGGAATGGGCCACCTCTTTACTGGCTGACGGCATCCGGGTCAATGCCGTGATCCCGGCCGAAGTCATGACCCCGCTCTACGAGCGCTGGATCAACACCTTTGCCGACTCCGAGGCCAAGCTGGCGAGCATCGTCGAAAAAATCCCCTTCGGCCAGCGCATGACCACCAGCGAAGAAATCGCCGACAGCGTGCTGTTTCTGCTGTCCTCGCGCGCCTCCCACACCACCGGCCAATGGTTGGTGGTGGACGGCGGCTACACCCACCTCGACCGGGCCCTGACATGA
- a CDS encoding L-rhamnose mutarotase, with protein MNRQCLALDLIDDPALIAEYERLHQQIWPQISAHLRQYGVLDMQIWRLGTRLFMVMDTAPDFNSLAFEQASASDARVQQWEVLMWRFQQRTPWTQPTEKWAPMTRIFSLT; from the coding sequence ATGAACCGCCAGTGCCTGGCCCTGGACCTGATCGACGACCCGGCGCTGATTGCCGAGTACGAACGCTTGCATCAACAGATCTGGCCACAGATCAGCGCACACCTGCGCCAGTACGGGGTGCTCGACATGCAGATCTGGAGGCTGGGTACACGGCTGTTCATGGTCATGGACACCGCGCCTGACTTCAATTCCCTGGCGTTTGAACAGGCCAGCGCCAGCGATGCCCGAGTACAGCAATGGGAAGTGCTGATGTGGCGCTTTCAGCAACGTACGCCATGGACACAACCGACAGAAAAGTGGGCACCCATGACCCGAATCTTCAGCCTCACCTGA
- a CDS encoding sugar MFS transporter, with product MSLKHSNVATAPVSRGVTSYRWALILVTCLFFLWGLSYGLLDVLNKHFQETLHVSKAQSGLLQSAYFGAYFLIALPAGLLMDKYGYKAGILLGLCLYATGALLFMPAAAAQSFQFFLFALFVIACGLGCLETAANPYATVLGSPAGAERRLNLAQSFNGLGQFFGPLIGGALFFSGANSVDTTQSLQMTYLVIAAMVLLVAVLIARTPLPDLREQEAQVQQHNAKTLWQHREFVTGVITQFFYVGAQVGVGAFFINYVTEHWAQMSSQQAAYLLSVAMLSFMFGRFFSTWLMGRVNAQRLLLIYALINVVLSAVVVMGFEGISVVALVAIFFFMSIMFPTLFAMGVKNLGAHTKRGSSFMIMAIVGGALLPYVMGLVADHSSTAVAYLLPMGCFLVVAAYARAALKKL from the coding sequence ATGTCACTCAAGCACTCGAACGTCGCAACAGCGCCGGTTTCCCGGGGCGTTACGTCCTACCGCTGGGCACTGATTCTGGTGACCTGCCTGTTCTTTCTCTGGGGCCTGTCCTATGGCCTGCTGGACGTGCTGAACAAGCACTTTCAGGAAACCCTGCACGTCAGCAAAGCGCAGTCGGGCTTGCTGCAAAGCGCGTACTTCGGGGCGTATTTTCTGATCGCCCTGCCCGCCGGTTTGCTGATGGACAAATACGGCTACAAGGCGGGCATCCTGCTCGGTCTGTGCCTGTACGCCACCGGCGCGTTGCTGTTCATGCCGGCCGCCGCCGCACAGAGTTTTCAGTTCTTCTTGTTCGCGCTGTTTGTGATTGCCTGTGGCCTGGGCTGTCTGGAAACCGCAGCCAACCCCTATGCCACGGTGCTCGGCTCACCAGCCGGAGCAGAACGACGCCTGAACCTGGCGCAATCGTTCAACGGCCTGGGGCAGTTTTTCGGGCCGCTGATTGGCGGCGCGCTGTTCTTCAGCGGTGCCAACAGTGTCGACACCACCCAGTCGCTGCAAATGACCTACCTGGTGATTGCCGCAATGGTGCTGCTGGTTGCGGTATTGATCGCCCGCACCCCGCTGCCCGACTTGCGTGAACAGGAAGCGCAAGTCCAGCAACACAACGCCAAAACCCTGTGGCAGCACCGCGAGTTCGTCACCGGGGTCATCACCCAGTTCTTTTATGTCGGCGCACAGGTTGGCGTCGGCGCGTTCTTTATCAACTACGTCACCGAACACTGGGCACAGATGAGCAGCCAGCAAGCGGCGTACTTGCTGTCGGTGGCAATGCTCAGCTTCATGTTTGGCCGCTTTTTCAGCACCTGGCTGATGGGCCGGGTCAATGCCCAGCGCCTGCTGCTGATTTACGCATTGATCAACGTGGTGCTCAGTGCCGTGGTGGTGATGGGGTTTGAAGGCATCTCGGTAGTGGCGTTGGTGGCCATATTTTTCTTTATGTCGATCATGTTTCCGACCCTGTTCGCCATGGGCGTGAAAAACCTCGGTGCCCATACCAAGCGCGGCAGCTCATTCATGATCATGGCCATTGTCGGCGGCGCGCTGCTGCCTTACGTGATGGGACTGGTGGCCGATCACTCCTCAACTGCCGTGGCCTATCTGCTACCGATGGGTTGCTTTCTGGTGGTCGCTGCCTATGCCCGGGCGGCCCTGAAAAAGCTGTAA
- a CDS encoding MFS transporter encodes MSNPALKQALSKIRWRILPFVALMFAMAIIDRSNIGFAKHAFQADTGLSNAAFALGAGIFFIGYAVFEVPSNLMLHKVGARIWLSRIMVTWGLVSAAMMFAHDETSFYILRFLLGVAEAGLSPGVVLYLTYWFPQNQRGSAYGIYYFGVPVSLMVGGPVSGWLLETAQFGLAGWQWMFVTEGLAASIIGVFAFFYLTDKPRDAKWLSRDEKAAIEHELEKEQQLKANKGPSSWRAALINPKVLYFTLIYFTIQVSVYGVLFYLPTRIAELLGTGIGLKVGLLTSIPWIATVCVLYAVTRHADRKGQQTRFAAIMLALAAVGMVGSTLSASLPLVILAFCLAAAGFITVQPLFWTLPTRFLGGAAAASGIAVIGALGNLGGFLAPTVKTWAEQQFNNPHAGMYFLAVTALIGALMLMRSARAGKQAGGAQALQSPG; translated from the coding sequence ATGTCTAACCCCGCGTTGAAACAGGCGCTCAGCAAAATTCGCTGGCGCATCCTGCCCTTTGTCGCACTGATGTTTGCCATGGCAATCATCGACCGCTCCAACATTGGTTTTGCCAAACATGCCTTCCAGGCAGACACCGGCCTGAGCAACGCGGCGTTTGCCTTGGGTGCGGGTATTTTCTTTATCGGCTATGCCGTATTTGAAGTACCCAGCAACCTGATGCTGCACAAGGTCGGCGCGCGTATCTGGCTGAGCCGGATCATGGTCACCTGGGGCCTGGTGTCGGCAGCGATGATGTTTGCCCACGACGAAACCAGCTTCTACATTCTGCGTTTTCTGCTGGGGGTGGCCGAAGCCGGCCTGTCGCCGGGGGTGGTGCTGTACCTGACCTACTGGTTCCCGCAGAACCAGCGCGGTTCGGCCTATGGCATTTACTACTTCGGGGTGCCGGTGTCGTTAATGGTGGGCGGTCCGGTGTCGGGCTGGCTGCTGGAGACCGCCCAGTTCGGCCTCGCCGGCTGGCAATGGATGTTTGTCACCGAAGGCCTCGCGGCCTCGATCATCGGCGTGTTTGCGTTCTTTTACCTGACCGACAAACCGCGGGATGCCAAGTGGTTGAGCCGCGATGAAAAGGCAGCCATCGAGCACGAGCTTGAAAAAGAACAACAGCTCAAAGCCAATAAAGGCCCGTCTTCGTGGCGCGCCGCGCTGATCAACCCCAAGGTCCTGTACTTCACCCTGATCTACTTCACGATTCAGGTCAGCGTGTATGGCGTGCTGTTTTATCTACCGACCCGGATCGCCGAACTGCTGGGGACCGGCATTGGCCTGAAGGTTGGCCTGCTGACCTCCATCCCGTGGATAGCCACGGTGTGCGTGCTGTATGCCGTGACCCGGCATGCCGACCGTAAAGGCCAGCAAACCCGCTTCGCGGCGATCATGCTGGCACTGGCGGCCGTGGGCATGGTCGGTTCGACCCTGAGCGCCAGCCTGCCACTGGTAATCCTCGCGTTCTGCCTGGCGGCAGCCGGGTTCATCACCGTGCAACCGTTGTTCTGGACCCTGCCGACCCGCTTTCTGGGTGGTGCTGCAGCGGCCAGCGGGATTGCGGTGATCGGCGCCCTGGGCAACCTCGGCGGGTTCCTCGCGCCGACGGTGAAAACCTGGGCCGAACAGCAGTTCAATAACCCCCATGCCGGGATGTACTTTCTGGCGGTAACGGCATTGATTGGTGCCTTGATGCTGATGCGTTCGGCCAGGGCGGGCAAGCAGGCCGGCGGCGCGCAGGCGTTACAGTCACCGGGTTAG
- a CDS encoding MFS transporter, whose protein sequence is MRTIKTYKTLTIFFLFLIGVVNYLDRSALSIANTTIQHDLAISPMQMGVMLSAFSVAYAFSQLPLGALIDKLGSKLALGGSLVVWSVAQAAFGLFSSYGHLVGLRVLLGIGEAPVFPSAAKALSEWFDTQERGTATGWVWSSTCIGPCLAPPLLTVFMVHLGWRGMFILTGIMGLLLALCWFKFYKSKAQYMAETGRAEPVAVQQHKAPKVAWTSLFRDRNTWGAFLGFMGVIYMIWLNLTWLPGYFEREHGLDLYRTAWVVSLAYLFGAVGTIVAGKCCDRLVARGMRVLASRKLMVILGLLGGALFTLIVAFTTNVVACVVLLCLTMFFINISSATAWMIVNTIVPSERVASFGSIQNFGGYLAGSVAPILTGFSVQQSGSFSTAFVISAVVAVCSAFAYFALLKEPGIPVEPLAKLDGAPAVA, encoded by the coding sequence ATGAGAACAATAAAAACCTACAAAACGCTGACGATTTTTTTCCTGTTCCTGATTGGCGTAGTCAATTACCTGGACCGCAGCGCCTTGTCGATCGCCAACACCACCATTCAGCACGACCTGGCAATCAGCCCCATGCAGATGGGGGTGATGCTCTCGGCCTTTTCCGTGGCCTACGCCTTTTCGCAGTTACCCCTTGGCGCCTTGATCGACAAACTCGGCAGCAAGCTGGCGCTGGGCGGATCGCTGGTGGTGTGGTCGGTGGCGCAGGCGGCTTTCGGCCTGTTCAGCAGCTACGGGCATCTGGTGGGGCTGCGGGTATTGCTGGGGATTGGCGAGGCGCCGGTATTTCCTTCGGCGGCCAAGGCCCTGTCCGAATGGTTCGACACCCAGGAGCGTGGCACGGCCACCGGCTGGGTCTGGTCATCGACCTGCATCGGGCCATGCCTGGCGCCACCGTTGCTGACCGTATTCATGGTCCATCTGGGTTGGCGCGGGATGTTCATCCTCACCGGAATCATGGGGCTGTTGCTGGCACTGTGCTGGTTCAAATTCTACAAAAGCAAAGCCCAGTACATGGCTGAGACGGGCCGTGCCGAGCCGGTGGCGGTGCAACAGCACAAGGCGCCGAAGGTGGCCTGGACCTCACTGTTCAGAGACCGCAACACCTGGGGCGCGTTTCTCGGATTCATGGGCGTGATTTACATGATCTGGCTCAACCTCACCTGGTTGCCCGGTTACTTTGAGCGCGAGCACGGCTTGGACCTGTACCGCACGGCCTGGGTAGTATCATTGGCTTATCTGTTCGGTGCAGTGGGCACCATCGTTGCGGGCAAATGCTGCGACCGCCTGGTGGCGCGCGGCATGCGGGTGCTGGCCAGTCGCAAATTGATGGTCATTCTTGGCTTGCTCGGCGGGGCGCTGTTCACCCTGATCGTCGCCTTCACCACCAACGTGGTGGCGTGCGTGGTGCTGCTGTGCCTGACCATGTTCTTCATTAACATCTCAAGTGCCACGGCGTGGATGATCGTCAACACCATCGTGCCCTCGGAGCGGGTGGCGTCGTTCGGTTCGATCCAGAACTTTGGCGGATACCTGGCAGGCTCCGTGGCGCCGATCCTGACCGGCTTCAGCGTGCAGCAGAGCGGCTCGTTTTCCACTGCGTTTGTGATCAGTGCGGTGGTGGCGGTGTGTTCAGCGTTTGCATACTTCGCGCTGCTCAAAGAGCCGGGTATACCCGTAGAACCGCTGGCCAAGCTTGATGGAGCACCAGCAGTGGCCTAA